The Henckelia pumila isolate YLH828 chromosome 2, ASM3356847v2, whole genome shotgun sequence genome includes a window with the following:
- the LOC140879572 gene encoding actin-depolymerizing factor 2: MANAASGMAVHDDCKLKFMELKAKRTHRFIVYKIEEKQKQVIVEKLGEPAETYDNFIGNLPADECRYAVYDFDFMTEDNVPKSRIFFIAWSPDTARVRSKMIYASSKDRFKRELDGIQVELQATDPTEVGLDVFKSRAN, from the exons ATG GCTAATGCAGCATCAGGAATGGCAGTTCATGATGACTGCAAACTGAAGTTTATGGAGTTGAAAGCTAAACGAACCCACCGCTTCATAGTTTACAAGATTGAGGAGAAGCAGAAGCAGGTAATCGTTGAAAAGCTCGGTGAACCAGCTGAAACTTACGACAACTTCATTGGGAACCTTCCTGCTGACGAGTGTCGATATGCTGTGTATGATTTTGATTTTATGACAGAAGATAATGTCCCAAAGAGCAGAATTTTCTTCATTGCCTG GTCTCCCGACACAGCAAGGGTGAGGAGCAAAATGATCTATGCGAGCTCAAAAGACAGGTTCAAGAGGGAATTAGATGGAATCCAGGTAGAGCTTCAAGCCACCGACCCTACCGAGGTGGGCCTTGACGTCTTCAAAAGTCGAGCCAATTAA
- the LOC140881077 gene encoding histone H2A-like produces MEAAAKVKKGAGGRKGGGPKKKSVSRSAKAGLQFPVGRLGRYLKKGRYAHRVGSGAPVYIAAVLEYLAAEVLELAGNAARDNKKNRIIPRHLLLAVRNDEELGKLLQGVTIAHGGVLPNINPVLLPKKTGGEKASKEPKSPSKATKSPKKAAA; encoded by the exons ATGGAGGCTGCCGCAAAAGTGAAGAAGGGTGCCGGAGGAAGGAAGGGCGGCGGCCCGAAGAAGAAATCCGTCAGCAGGTCCGCCAAAGCGGGTTTGCAGTTCCCGGTGGGTAGACTCGGTCGTTACTTGAAGAAAGGCCGATATGCGCATAGGGTCGGTTCCGGAGCTCCTGTCTACATAGCCGCTGTTCTTGAATATTTAGCTGCCGAG GTTTTGGAATTGGCCGGGAATGCTGCGCGTGATAACAAGAAGAACAGGATAATCCCGAGGCATTTGCTGTTGGCCGTGAGGAACGACGAGGAGCTGGGGAAATTGCTGCAAGGAGTGACCATCGCGCATGGTGGTGTGCTTCCGAACATCAATCCCGTGCTTTTGCCAAAGAAAACTGGTGGGGAAAAAGCTTCCAAGGAACCAAAGTCACCTTCCAAGGCCACCAAATCTCCCAAAAAGGCTGCTGCTTAG